Proteins encoded within one genomic window of Cellulomonas flavigena DSM 20109:
- a CDS encoding DUF6036 family nucleotidyltransferase encodes MKRVELAHILRAASTITSTSDILIVGSQSILGTYDEDELPDEAVGSIEADVAFLGDGAAEKALAVDGAIGEDSGFHQMYGYYGQGVEVDGLVALPEGWQERIVTWQSLSSEPGRALCLEPHDLAISKLVAHREKDLDFVYALIEARLLDPAVLLERLKATEVARPLARRVESWVRAMAARFAD; translated from the coding sequence TGCGGGCGGCGTCGACGATCACGAGCACCAGCGACATCCTGATTGTCGGCTCGCAGTCGATCCTCGGCACGTACGACGAGGACGAGCTCCCGGACGAGGCCGTCGGCTCCATCGAGGCGGACGTCGCGTTTCTCGGGGATGGTGCTGCCGAGAAGGCGCTGGCCGTCGACGGTGCGATCGGCGAGGACTCCGGCTTCCACCAGATGTACGGGTACTACGGGCAAGGGGTGGAGGTCGACGGACTCGTCGCGCTCCCTGAAGGCTGGCAGGAGCGCATCGTGACCTGGCAGAGCCTCTCGTCGGAACCGGGCAGGGCGCTGTGCCTCGAGCCCCACGACCTGGCGATCTCCAAGCTCGTCGCACATCGCGAGAAGGACCTCGACTTCGTGTACGCACTCATCGAGGCTCGGCTCCTCGACCCTGCTGTGCTGCTCGAGCGGCTGAAGGCCACCGAGGTGGCGCGTCCCTTGGCGCGCCGCGTCGAGTCGTGGGTGCGCGCGATGGCGGCTCGCTTCGCTGACTGA